Genomic window (Planctomycetia bacterium):
TCCGCCGACGACGAACATGGTTCATCGTCCATTCGCGATATCGTCCGCGACGCCCGGCTTGCCATTTCGAACGTGCATGTAATCCAAAAAGATTTTCCGGCTGCCGAGGAATCCTTAGAGCAGGTGCTCGACGAGTTCCCGGACGACGTGGGGGCCTCGAACGACCTGGGATACCTCTGGGCCGATCAAGGAAAGCGGTTGCCGCAATCGCTGGCCATGCTGCAACACGCCGTCTCCAAAGCCCCGGAGAACGCGGCCTACCGGGACAGCCTCGGCTGGGTTTTGCATCGGCTCGGCCGAAATGAGGAAGCTCTCGTGGAAATCGACCTTTCGGCGAAGGAAAAAGACGCCGACGGCGTGATCCTCGACCACCTCGGCGATGTCCATCAAGCGCTGGGACACGCGGATCAGGCGAAAGAAGCCTGGACCAAGGCCGTCGCGGCGTTCGAGCGGGACAAGGAATTGGAGCAGGCGGAGACGGTTAGGAAGAAGCTGACGCCTTGATTTGCAGGAGGCATCTTCGCCCCCAAAGTTTTGTTCGCTCGGCTTTCAAGCATGGACGAGTAGGTCAGCCAAAAGGCGCCCGAAGCGATCGCACCACATCAAACCATCCAGGTGATCGAAGAATCGTTGCTACTTAAAGGGATTGCCTGACGCATGGCTGCGATCTAGGAGTATCAGGCAATCACGCGGACACGCGTCACGGGGCCTGATGTCTGAATCCACCGATTTGCACGATCGTTTGTGACAAAGTTTGCCTGACCTACAAAGCTGGTTGCATTCCCCTTTGCATCAACAAAACTTCATTGAGAATATGACGAACGCCACCACGCTTGTTCCTGATGCCCGCGGCCGTTTCGGTCCTTTTGGCGGGCGCTATGTGCCCGAGACGCTGACTCGCGCGCTGGACGAATTGACCGTCGAGTACGAACGCGCTCAGGCCGATCCGGCGTTTCAAGCCGAACTCAGCGACCTGCTCAAAAACTTTGTCGGGCGTCCCTCGCCGCTCTATCACGCCAAGCGGTTGAGCGCCCATTGCGGCGGCGCCCAGATTTTCCTCAAGCGCGAGGATTTGAATCACACCGGCGCGCACAAAATCAACAACACCGTCGGCCAGACGCTGCTCACGTTGCGGATGGGCAAGAAACGGGTGATCGCCGAGACCGGCGCCGGGCAGCATGGCGTGGCCACCGCGACGGCCTGCGCTCATTTCGGTCTGGATTGCGTTGTCTACATGGGCGAAGAGGATATTCGCCGCCAGAAGCCGAACGTGTTCAGCATGCGATTGCTCGGCGCGGAAGTGCGACCAGTCACGAGCGGTTCACGCACCTTGCGCGACGCCATCAACGAGGCGATGCGGGATTGGATGTCGAGCGTCGAATCGACGCATTACATCATCGGATCCGTCGTCGGACCGCATCCGTTCCCGCGGATCGTGCGCGATTTCCAATCCGTGATCGGGCGCGAGACGATCGCCCAGTGCCGCGAGCAACTTGGACGCCTGCCGTCGATCGCCGTGGCGTCGGTCGGTGGCGGCAGCAACGCGGCGGGGATGTTCTATCCGTTTGTGGATTTGCCCGACGTGGAGTTGCTCGGCGTGGAAGCCGGCGGACGCTCCTCGCAACCGGGCGACCATGCCTCGCCGTTGTCGTTCGGTCAGCCGGGCGTGTTGCATGGCAGTTTCAGCTATGTGATGCAAGACGACGACGGCCAGACCTGCGACGTGCATTCCGTCTCCGCGGGCTTGGACTATCCCGGTGTCGGTCCGGAGCACAGCTACTGGAAAGACAGCGGCCGCGTCCGCTACACCTATTGTCGCGATGACGAGGCGCTCGAAGCGTTCAACCTGCTGGCCCGGAACGAAGGCATTCTGCCGGCACTGGAAAGCTCGCATGCTTTAGCGAAGGGCATGGAAGTCGCCCGGCAACGCAACAAGGATGACGTGGTCGTGGTCTGCCTCTCCGGCCGCGGCGACAAAGACGCGTTCGAGATTGCCCGGCTCCGCGGTGTGGAGATGGGGTGAGAATTGGAATGACGAATTCCTAAATCTGAATGACGAATCAAATCCGAATGCGTCAATGACGAACGAGTTAGAAGTAAACTGAATCGTTCGTCATTCAGACATTTGAATTTGATTCGTCATTCAGATTTAGAAATTCGACATTCGCGCCTCTGTGTACAAGACAATCGATTTCTTCATCAGCCCATCATGTCTCAGATCGACCAGTTGTTTGCCAAGTTACGCGGCGCGAAGCAAAAGGCGTTCATGCCGTTTGTGACGGCTGGCGATCCGGATTTGTCCTTTACTTCCGAACTGCTCGACGAGTTGGCGCGGC
Coding sequences:
- the trpB gene encoding tryptophan synthase subunit beta, whose product is MTNATTLVPDARGRFGPFGGRYVPETLTRALDELTVEYERAQADPAFQAELSDLLKNFVGRPSPLYHAKRLSAHCGGAQIFLKREDLNHTGAHKINNTVGQTLLTLRMGKKRVIAETGAGQHGVATATACAHFGLDCVVYMGEEDIRRQKPNVFSMRLLGAEVRPVTSGSRTLRDAINEAMRDWMSSVESTHYIIGSVVGPHPFPRIVRDFQSVIGRETIAQCREQLGRLPSIAVASVGGGSNAAGMFYPFVDLPDVELLGVEAGGRSSQPGDHASPLSFGQPGVLHGSFSYVMQDDDGQTCDVHSVSAGLDYPGVGPEHSYWKDSGRVRYTYCRDDEALEAFNLLARNEGILPALESSHALAKGMEVARQRNKDDVVVVCLSGRGDKDAFEIARLRGVEMG